The following are encoded together in the Tripterygium wilfordii isolate XIE 37 chromosome 3, ASM1340144v1, whole genome shotgun sequence genome:
- the LOC119995184 gene encoding uncharacterized protein LOC119995184 has product MNRLYDVALSFFRPEQKDSNLSEYFASFKSIYEEFNTLMSLDLDLEKRRQQREKLAIIAFLSGMRSEYDSARSQILASGETSLTEAFSRANRSVRPTSFNPDLSERSGLVGHASYDAGGSRGGRGGRGGRGRRSGRGLDGKFTCYHCGGVGHTRDRCWKLHGKPPQVRSANVVSGMDMGIQDLSINSESPSEGRVSLSAAEYSHLMSQISTSAPATTSATTNASAFMSVSPHTWVIDSGASDHMTGNTGPVYEADDW; this is encoded by the exons atgaatcgACTCTATGATGTAGCATTATCTTTCTTTCGGCCTGAACAAAAGGACTCGAATCTTAGTGAGTATTTTGCTTCTTTCAAGAGCATTTATGAAGAGTTTAATACTTTGATGTCTTTAGATTTAGATCTGGAAAAGAGGAGACAACAACGAGAGAAGTTGGCTATCATTGCCTTCCTTAGTGGGATGAGGTCTGAGTATGATTCTGCACGTTCCCAGATTCTTGCTAGTGGCGAGACCTCCCTTACAGAAGCTTTTTCGCGGGCTAACCGTTCGGTTAGGCCTACCTCTTTCAACCCCGATCTCTCTGAGAGGTCTGGATTAGTTGGTCATGCTTCTTATGATGCTGGTGGTAGCCGTGGGGGTCGTGGTGGCCGTGGGGGTCGTGGTCGTCGTAGTGGTCGGGGTTTAGATGGTAAATTTACATGTTATCATTGTGGGGGAGTGGGTCACACTCGTGACAGGTGCTGGAAGTTGCATGGCAAACCACCACAGGTTCGCTCTGCAAATGTAGTTTCTGGAATGGATATGGGCatccaagatttgagtattaATTCTGAGTCCCCAAGTGAGGGACGAGTGAGTTTGTCTGCGGCTGAATATTCTCATCTTATGAGTCAGATATCTACTTCTGCTCCCGCTACTACGTCTGCTACTACGAATGCTTCGGCATTCATGTCAGTTTCTCCTCATACGTGGGTGATTGATTCTGGCGCTTCCGATCACATGACTGGGAACACAG GACCGGTCTACGAAGCAGATGATTGGTAG